Part of the Temnothorax longispinosus isolate EJ_2023e chromosome 5, Tlon_JGU_v1, whole genome shotgun sequence genome is shown below.
TAGAGACCTTGGATCCCGCTTTAATTAGACCGGGTCGTATCGATAGGAAAATAGAATTTCCGCTACCGGACGAGAAAACTAAAAGAAGAATTTTCAATATTCATACAAGTAGAATGACTTTGGCGCCTGACGTGAATCTGGCGGAACTGATTATGGCAAAGGACGATCTTTCCGGCGCGGACATCAAGGTAGGACGATCTtgtttagaaatataaattcttgcTTTGTATAAATTTCGTACTTTCGCGCACAACTGTAAGTATCTTTTTGTTGCTTCATTAAAATGGATTCTTGAAACTCTCGTTTCAGGCAATATGTACCGAAGCTGGTTTAATGGCTCTACGTGAACGACGTATGAAGGTTACCAGTGACGATTTCAAGAAGTCCAAGGAAAGTGTGCTGTATCGCAAGAAGGAAGGTTCCCCCGAgggattatatttataaagaaaaaaaaacatttatcgtCAATAATATCTGTATGATTGAGTCGCGGAGTTATATTCGGGTGTCTCAATAAACATTTCTATaggaaatcaattttttatagcgATATATCAACAGAAATATTAATGGATTCTGTTAattttaacgaattatattacaaatactaCTTAAATGTATCTAAAGAGTCGAATTGATTCCGATGCCCGATTTCTTCAGGACCGGTTCGAAGTACTCGTGTAGCCTGCTTACAACTCCCGCGGAACGTACTCTCTGCTCGTTCAGGACCTGGGAGAACGAGGCGTTCTCAAATGGATCGGAGGTCTTGTTTCGCGACTCCACGTCGCATATCCAGCACGCGCCGCGCCTGGTTTTGTCGAGAGCGACGGCCACGTCCGCGGGATGTTCCGACATGGGCGTCGATGCGACAGCCAGACCCTTGTACCGTCCCAGCGCGAAAGCGGTCTCGAAACCGTCTTTGTAACCGATATTGAATCCCTCTTGTAGCACAGAGTCCGCTCCGTCTTGCACCCCTTCTCTGTAGCCGgtctaaaaatacaaattgtcAAATGCAGAAAGCGGCGCGGCGAGCAATCGCGACATAAATAATCGCGTCAGGGACTCTGGGGTCGCGATAAGGTCTAATGATATTTTGCGTACCTTGAGAGCAGCGTCCACGACGCGTTCCCAGCATTTCGAGGCGACGTACAGAGAATCGTCTGCCGCCGAATGTGGATCGTACTCCGTCATTTGCAATGTTTGCATCGCGTTGTGCAATCCTTCCATTGTGCGATTTGCGACTATCCTACCTGGGTTATTTCCCTGAAACAGGGAAACAATTGTTATGAggttcaataattttatgacgATTTGTTTGAAGCCAAATCTTCAACGGAAACCTTTGTTTCTCCACAAAATAACATCGAATgagtacatttttattaaaattcaaggTAAGAAGGTTAAAACAAGGTTTATCGCAGATTCAGCTGTATAATTGCAGTGGTTGTGTAATTGCAGAGCTCTAAATATTGGTGATAACTACGCGTGGAGTCAACAACAAAGAAATCAAACGGTTACGTGTGCGTGAGGTTGACGTTTCTGCTGACAATCGGACAACGACGACGGAACAGATGTTAGGTTAAAGTGCGATTAGACGTCAACGCAATTTGGGAAAAAACACATTGGAGAAAGGGTACCGAGCAGCGCGCagaaaatatctgaaaaatgtcGGGACGTAGAAAGAAGGACAAGAACAAATTGCTGCGGAGGAGGCCCCGTCACGTTCTCGGCAAGGAGCAAAGATACCATCAAATGAGAGACCGGGAGTCCGAGGGATCGGACAAGGAGAATGACGAGACAGGTTAGATTCGGGGATGAATTTCCTTGGGAGTTGGGAATTCGCGTCTTGCAACGGTTACTGGGACTGTGTCTTCGAATTTGCAGAGACAGCAAACGAGTGGCCGTTGCCGTTTCCCGTGGCGATGTGGGACCTGATTGACCTGAAACACCGCGACCCCGGGAGAAGCACCGGCAGGAAGCTGGTGAGACATGGCTTGACAAAGCTGCTGCGACTGGACGCGCGATTTCCAGGCCTGTGCCTTACTCCGGTGGACAGCAAGGTATAGCTGGTAGAACGGAGAAACAATATGGTACACAAACGGCGGCCACCTCGTCCAGAAGATAATCTCGGATGTAATATCGGTTGCAGACGTTGCAGTGCGTGACTCCGCTGGATCGCGAGATTGTGGAGAAGTACGGCTGTGCGGTTGTGGATTGCAGCTGGTCGCGCATAGACGACACACCCAGAGTGAAGACGGGCCATCGTCGCATACTGCCCTTCTTGGTCGCTGCCAATCCGGCAAACTTCGGGAAGCCCTGCGAGTTGAGCTGCGTCGAGGCTATCGTGGCTACTTTAATTATAACGGGATTCCCGGACGAGGCTAAGCTGTATCTTGAAAAGTTCCGTTGGGGAGACTCGTTCCTAGAGTTGAACGGCGAATTGTTGGAGAAGTATGCTCGTTGCACAAGTCCTGAAGAAGTAATAGCGGTACAAGAGAAGTTTATAAATGATGCCTGGCAGGAGAAGATAGATAGACTTGGTAAGAGTAtctaactctctctctctcgcttctgTCCTCTACCTATTTTGGATCTCTTAATCTCTAATATCATATCTATTCCTTAGCGCTTCCTGACTTTCCAGAAAGTGATACGGAATctgaagaagaggaggaagaaaaagataggGACGCAGTGTCCGAAGTAGCTAAAGAACTAGCCAGTAcaagaatataaaagtataatattgcGCAATGCAACTATTTGATGATCAAGTGATACAAGCACTTTTACATGTGTGaacattttgtacattttgttgaaataatgactatatattatagattcataatatatataaattatgtagtATATGATTAAAGCAATGGGAAAGGATCTCTTTGGTTTTTTCttatctatttcatatattatatattttttcatagaaTAAGATAGTAAACTGGACAAGTACATCTCAGTTTTAAATACTATAACTTCCTGATTTTCTAAAAACGTATGGAAACATTGaaacatattgaaaattttacattaatccaataaaacttaaaaaagaaagataagaataaaaaaaaagatttatcgtTTAGAGAAACTGCCTTTAATTAATAGAGATCGAAAATTGTTGATTCGTTTTTTCAATTTGAGCTTAAAcggacattttattttttataaaatatccatatttctttgattattgattaaactttttattttagtttaattgCACATGTgtgatgtatatttataattaatattaaactattaaGATATAGCCAACTACTTAGTGACTTAATCCTTGCAGAAACGAGCAAAAATATGTTCATTAGAATCGAAGTCGTAAAGTGAACGGAGTCCATTCTCCTGCGCGATTTCTCTCAGTTCTCTGGTAAAGTTCTGCAAATCCTCTTTGCGAAGATCTGCCATGTGTTTACGTAATTCCACAATTATCGGAGCACCGGTAGATATCAACGGTGCCAGATTCGCCAATTGTTTTGTCATATTATGTGCCACCCAAATCAGATGGAATCTATTTACGTATTCGCATTTAGACTTGAGAGATTCCAGCGACGTTGCAGGATGAAAGATTATCTAAAAATGAAActattatgtacaaaatattcattGGCTCGTTGCAGAGCATACGAAACGTACTTTGTGATTTGGTACTTCCATCCAGGAAATCATTTTATCCTTCTTAGATTTCTCCTCGGTGCTTATCCACGATTCGTTTTCCATTTCAATGTCCGGCATTTGGCTCACTATAATGCCATTTAAAATTGAAGCATCCCTGTGAGCACCGACGTGATCCTCGCACAGCGGCTCTTTCGTTCTTATTTCGTGAATTGCACGCATTACCTCACGTTCGGCAATGTCGGTTGCCCTGAGCCTTTAATATGTAcgaatttaagaatttttattttattatatgggAAACAAGCGCGCATTTGTCcatcgaatatattttattacttgtcTCCGTTTTTTTCAACAGTGGACCAAGTAAAAAAGGGACCGTTCACGATGTCTCCCAAGTACGCGTAATGTATAAAGCCAGGTCCGtgttgaattatattatttaacagaGTCGGATTGCTCCTGACTGGTTCCCCTTCAAGCCATGTAAAAGCTACTCCATTATTTCtccaaaatctaataattgtaataataatacactGTATTTTCGCAGCTGAttcataaattgaaataattatttcatctgAGGTAGCATAGCTCGTTGCTTTGATcgtaaaatttgtatacagCTTTAACTGTACGCTTACTACGTGCAAACGTACCTATATTCTTGTACAGTAAGATTAGTGGTACATCTGGGCTTTAAAACCATATAATAATCCCAGTCAAAAACGCCTTCTCTGTAATCGTatcttgtttttaataatttcctgATTCTGCGATCCCAATAATTCACGATGGGAACTCCCTCGCGTGTCGCACGCGTCCAAAATCTTTGatacaagaaattattatagaaattgaTACACAGAAATGCGACACATAAATGTTCGCGGAGAACATTAAGTACCTTTGCTTGAAACCAGTGGCGAATTTTCCAGTAGGTCTACATCTAGGTCTACAATAGGAGCTTTGCACGATAGGATCTTTCAAATTAAGCTTTGCTTGTGCCGCTTGTGCGTCACAGAATATTAAAATCCGCCACTGTTTGAAACCATCGTTTCCCTAAGACGTGTCCCTTTAAATTTAACGTTGACTTACTTAAAAATGCATTCCAAATTATCTCTGTCCttgtgtttaaatttttctaacgATAACCACGGACAGTCGACGGTCCGAGTTGGAATATCGATCAGTTGTTTGGCGCATTTTGCCAGATATTTAGCCGTAGCCGGTCTCAAAAGGGTGTTCCCTAAAATCTCCAAATAATATCGCGTCGCCTCTTGCAGTCCTTTAGTATGTCAATCACACATATGTGTTAACTCCTTTGACTTCCAGTAGACTTGATATCCGCTAGTACATACCTAAATCATTCTCTAAGCAAATGCTTAATAAAAGTATCGATCTAGCAACTTGCTCCAAAGTCGGTTCGATAACGTGATATGTGATAGTTTGATCAGGATGTGTGTAAGATGAAGCTAGCGTCTTCACAATGTGCCGTGCATCACCAGAACCTACAATCAATACTTCAATATTGCTTAAAACACGGTCTTCTCTTTGTGCCACTTCAGCTTGTAAATCTAGCGGTTGACTGTATCCCCACCACATGTTGTTTCAAGATTTGCTAAACttcacaaaatatatattcttatagaATCTCGTCTATGCATGTACAATTATCAGGATTTCTATTGCCGTTACCAAGCATGACTCAGCACGACTCAAGGATCTGTTATCTCCATGACAACTTCATATACTACAAATGAAGAAAATGCTTATTTGAATCCTATTTCGTTGTAATAAGTATTCCAAATTCCTTTCTAAAGACGCATTCTGTCTAAACAGAAGTATATGCATAAGTTAATTGGAGGcagaaattaaatgaatagAAAGACATGGCTAAGAGGAGTAagaagtattatattaaaataaaaacgttatagatttatataataaaattataaacatattattatatatagtgaCATAGTCATGTCTTTTAGACTTATAAAACCATTTATTTATTCCTATATATAGAATCTGTGACACAGATAAAAAATAGCTCCCTTTTGAACTTTCCTTCAACGAAGTTCGTTTATAAAGGTTCTACGTATTTATTCAGCACGACAGCTCATTTGTCCCTCTTTTTCTGTGCTCGTTTGTTACCACAGCGTTGCAGAAGATCGGTAATAGGTCCTTTGTGTTGAAATATAGCGACGAGCTGTGTACGTGCTTCGTTCATGCCTTCGCTGATTAAACTACTGCGTTGCATGTTCCCCTTAATCAGTTCATTCACACGCTCAAGCCCGTCACTATGTTTACTTTTTACAGTTTGCTGCGATTCCAGTAGCATGAGCgtcgtttttaatttttcatgaaCCTACAAATATATGATTCGTATAAACATGATTCGCCGAGCACAAGTAAATTGAAGGAAAAGCTAAACAATGTAGTGAGTCGATATACCTGTTTTTCAAGGGCCGCAATATCTTCCATTTGTGTGGTGAGATGATAGATTTTCCACCCATTTAGTTTCTGTAATACGTGTTTCTGTTGCGCCAATTCGGCAACTGTTGGTCTTCTTTCCTCACGGGGTCGAACATCGCTAGGTCTTCTATAATGGTGTAATCTAGTTTCCCATTTGGTTTTCCAAGAACCTAAACATGTTCCATAAAAACAAGTGATATGTGATTAGAAGGGATGTAATCCGAATCAACATGAAAATTACGAATGGATATAACGGAaggtaataatttatattacatgtacCTAACAAACTTGGTACAGGCCGCGTCCGTATTGTGATTTCCGTTTGCTGAGTAGACGATTTAATATCACTTTGTACATTGCAGAGTTGCCTTTTGTCGGACAACTTCTCTTTTGATTCCTCTTTGCTCtccttcttcaatttttcctcCGTGATAAATTGCATCTCTTCCTCCGTACATCTAGGCTCAGTTAATTCTACACCTGTAAGTTGTTGCTTGCGAGGCTTTTTTCTCGGTGACATTTCTATGATGGGATTGATTGTAATCCTGGATTGGTCAAGTTCCTCGTCAAGACCCGGCGAAGACGTGGCAGATACGGTTGTGGATCCAGAACTTTGGCATCCACCACCATCCTGATCTCCTTTCGGCGAACACGGCGGACTGGACATTGATCTACTTGATGGCAAGGACGCTAATACAGGAACTAAATTTTTAGCTGCACCTGCAAGAAATTGCGACTCCCCtgtgaaattgaaattctata
Proteins encoded:
- the LOC139812614 gene encoding uncharacterized protein; the protein is MEGLHNAMQTLQMTEYDPHSAADDSLYVASKCWERVVDAALKTGYREGVQDGADSVLQEGFNIGYKDGFETAFALGRYKGLAVASTPMSEHPADVAVALDKTRRGACWICDVESRNKTSDPFENASFSQVLNEQRVRSAGVVSRLHEYFEPVLKKSGIGINSTL
- the LOC139812612 gene encoding 18S rRNA aminocarboxypropyltransferase-like, yielding MSGRRKKDKNKLLRRRPRHVLGKEQRYHQMRDRESEGSDKENDETETANEWPLPFPVAMWDLIDLKHRDPGRSTGRKLVRHGLTKLLRLDARFPGLCLTPVDSKTLQCVTPLDREIVEKYGCAVVDCSWSRIDDTPRVKTGHRRILPFLVAANPANFGKPCELSCVEAIVATLIITGFPDEAKLYLEKFRWGDSFLELNGELLEKYARCTSPEEVIAVQEKFINDAWQEKIDRLALPDFPESDTESEEEEEEKDRDAVSEVAKELASTRI
- the Dnaaf3 gene encoding dynein axonemal assembly factor 3, with amino-acid sequence MWWGYSQPLDLQAEVAQREDRVLSNIEVLIVGSGDARHIVKTLASSYTHPDQTITYHVIEPTLEQVARSILLLSICLENDLGLQEATRYYLEILGNTLLRPATAKYLAKCAKQLIDIPTRTVDCPWLSLEKFKHKDRDNLECIFKFWTRATREGVPIVNYWDRRIRKLLKTRYDYREGVFDWDYYMVLKPRCTTNLTVQEYRFWRNNGVAFTWLEGEPVRSNPTLLNNIIQHGPGFIHYAYLGDIVNGPFFTWSTVEKNGDKLRATDIAEREVMRAIHEIRTKEPLCEDHVGAHRDASILNGIIVSQMPDIEMENESWISTEEKSKKDKMISWMEVPNHKIIFHPATSLESLKSKCEYVNRFHLIWVAHNMTKQLANLAPLISTGAPIIVELRKHMADLRKEDLQNFTRELREIAQENGLRSLYDFDSNEHIFARFCKD